AGCGCGACTTCGACGGCCAGGTCAGGGTGGTCGTCGATCAGTTCAAGGGCTTCGGCGGCGCGATGGGCGGGGAATACGTGGGTCAACAGGGGACGCAGCCTGACGGCGCCGATACCCACGAGTTTCAGCCCCCGGTCCACCAGGTAGGGGGTTTCGAAGGACTGTTCGTGTCCCATGATCAGCTGCAGGGACCGCTCCGACCATTCCCGCATGTCGATGGATACGGAGTGGGAATTGGCTTTCAGGACGACGAGCTTCCCGCCCGGCCGCAATACCGCCGCGCACTGGGAAAAGGATGCCCCGCTGCCGGCACATTCGAGGCAGACGTCCACACCCTGGCCGCCGGTCCGGTCCATGACACGGCGATGGACGTCCTCCGTGGAGGCATTGATCAAGGTGTCCGCGCCGATATCCGCCGCCCGCTGCAGGCGCTTCGCGTGAAGGTCCGACACGATCACGGCCGCGGCGCCCGATATGGACGCCACCTGCGTTCCCAGCAACCCGGTGGTCCCCAGGCCGCAGACGAAAACGGTGCTGCCCTTCACGTCGGC
This genomic window from Gemmatimonadota bacterium contains:
- a CDS encoding zinc-binding dehydrogenase, with product MQTLTLDAEGNPEVSSGPVPACNDEDVLVKVRACVLSRRSVADNGADPPSTANGAHGAISRSFTGVIESIGRLVDSLGRGVDSHGRGDRVVACLTDGGFSEYRSVPASQAVKLPHGVSYEEGAIAGLMPTVLKGMERADVKGSTVFVCGLGTTGLLGTQVASISGAAAVIVSDLHAKRLQRAADIGADTLINASTEDVHRRVMDRTGGQGVDVCLECAGSGASFSQCAAVLRPGGKLVVLKANSHSVSIDMREWSERSLQLIMGHEQSFETPYLVDRGLKLVGIGAVRLRPLLTHVFPAHRAAEALELIDDHPDLAVEVALIWG